A portion of the Pseudomonas synxantha BG33R genome contains these proteins:
- a CDS encoding class II fumarate hydratase has product MSNTRIERDSMGELHVPQNALYGAQTQRAVNNFPISHQRMPAQFIRALILAKTAAAKVNVDLKQISEGQGKAIVDAAQGLLEGDYMQHFPVDIFQTGSGTSSNMNANEVIATLASRLLGEVVNPNDHVNCGQSSNDIIPTTIHVSAALVLHEQTLPALLHLVQVIEQKAEEVHPFIKTGRTHLMDAMPVRMSQVLHGWAQQLKANIGHLQDLLPALQALAQGGTAVGTGINAHPEFAGRFSQQLSHLTGVKFTPGKDLFALIGSQDTAVAVSGQLKATAVSLMKIANDLRWMNSGPLAGLGEIELEGLQPGSSIMPGKVNPVIPEATAMVAAQIIGNDTVITVAGQSGNFELNVMLPIIAQNLLSSLELLANSSRLLADKAIASFKVNQAKLKEALSRNPILVTALNPIIGYQKAAEIAKKAYQQGRPVIEVALEHTDLPRSQLEVLLDPEKLTAGGV; this is encoded by the coding sequence ATGAGTAACACCCGTATCGAACGCGACAGCATGGGCGAGCTGCATGTGCCGCAAAACGCGTTGTATGGCGCGCAAACCCAGCGAGCGGTGAACAACTTCCCGATCAGTCATCAGCGTATGCCGGCGCAATTCATCCGCGCCCTGATCCTGGCCAAGACAGCCGCGGCCAAGGTCAACGTCGACCTCAAGCAGATCAGCGAAGGGCAGGGCAAGGCCATTGTCGACGCCGCCCAAGGCTTGCTCGAAGGCGACTACATGCAGCACTTCCCGGTGGATATCTTCCAGACCGGTTCCGGCACCAGCTCCAACATGAACGCCAATGAAGTGATTGCGACCCTTGCCAGCCGTTTGCTTGGCGAGGTGGTCAACCCTAACGATCACGTCAACTGCGGCCAAAGCAGCAACGACATTATCCCCACCACCATTCACGTCAGCGCCGCCTTGGTACTGCATGAGCAAACGCTGCCAGCCCTGCTGCACCTGGTGCAGGTGATCGAGCAGAAGGCCGAAGAGGTGCATCCGTTCATCAAGACCGGCCGTACCCACTTGATGGACGCCATGCCGGTGCGCATGAGCCAGGTGCTCCATGGCTGGGCGCAGCAGCTCAAGGCCAATATCGGGCACTTGCAGGACCTGCTTCCGGCCTTGCAGGCACTGGCCCAGGGCGGCACAGCGGTGGGCACCGGGATCAACGCGCATCCTGAATTTGCCGGGCGTTTCAGCCAGCAACTGAGCCATTTGACCGGGGTGAAGTTCACGCCCGGCAAGGACCTCTTTGCATTGATTGGCTCCCAGGACACTGCCGTCGCAGTCTCAGGCCAGTTGAAGGCCACGGCTGTATCGCTGATGAAGATTGCCAACGACCTGCGCTGGATGAACTCCGGCCCCTTGGCCGGCCTCGGTGAAATCGAGCTGGAGGGGTTGCAGCCGGGCTCGTCGATCATGCCCGGCAAGGTCAACCCTGTGATCCCGGAAGCTACGGCAATGGTGGCCGCGCAGATCATCGGCAATGACACCGTCATCACAGTTGCCGGTCAATCGGGCAACTTCGAGCTGAACGTGATGCTGCCGATCATCGCCCAGAACCTGCTCAGCAGCCTCGAGTTGCTGGCCAACTCCAGTCGTTTGCTGGCGGACAAGGCCATTGCCAGCTTCAAGGTCAACCAAGCCAAGCTCAAAGAAGCACTGTCGCGCAACCCGATCCTGGTCACCGCCCTTAACCCGATCATTGGTTACCAGAAGGCCGCTGAAATTGCCAAGAAGGCTTACCAGCAAGGCCGCCCGGTCATCGAGGTCGCCCTTGAGCACACCGACCTGCCGCGCAGCCAACTGGAAGTCCTGCTGGACCCGGAAAAGCTCACGGCTGGCGGCGTGTAA
- a CDS encoding superoxide dismutase, translating to MTYTLPALPYAYDALEPHIDAQTMEIHYTKHHQTYINNLNAAVEGTEFAGWPVEKLVSSVQKLPEKLRVAVVNQGGGHANHSLFWAVMSPTGGGKPEGALGKAIDEQLGGFDSFKEAFTKAALTRFGSGWAWLSVTPQNTLVVESSGNQDSPLMSGNTPILGLDVWEHAYYLRYQNRRPEYINAFYSVINWPEVAARYQAALA from the coding sequence ATGACTTACACCCTGCCGGCCCTGCCTTACGCCTATGACGCCCTTGAGCCGCATATCGACGCGCAAACCATGGAGATTCACTACACCAAGCATCACCAGACTTACATCAATAATCTGAATGCTGCCGTGGAGGGCACGGAATTCGCTGGTTGGCCGGTGGAGAAGCTGGTGTCCAGCGTGCAGAAACTACCGGAGAAGTTACGCGTTGCCGTGGTCAATCAAGGAGGCGGCCATGCAAACCATTCGTTGTTCTGGGCGGTCATGTCACCTACAGGGGGTGGTAAACCCGAAGGCGCGCTGGGCAAGGCTATCGATGAGCAATTGGGCGGTTTTGACAGTTTCAAGGAGGCATTCACCAAGGCTGCGCTGACCCGCTTCGGCAGTGGCTGGGCCTGGTTGAGCGTCACCCCGCAAAACACACTGGTCGTGGAAAGCAGCGGCAACCAGGACAGCCCGCTGATGAGTGGCAACACGCCAATCCTCGGTCTGGACGTCTGGGAACATGCCTACTATTTGCGTTACCAGAACCGTCGCCCTGAATACATCAATGCGTTCTACAGCGTAATTAACTGGCCGGAAGTTGCTGCCCGCTACCAGGCCGCCTTGGCCTGA